A genomic segment from Nocardia cyriacigeorgica GUH-2 encodes:
- a CDS encoding cytochrome P450, which yields MTTSTPWAQVTSCPVAHGSPTLTLGPRVSLHSPEFADDPHRHYSEMRRRYGSLAPVELAPDVPATLVIGYSTAVRILNDPEHFPADPRAWQKNVPADCPILPLLEWRPMASRSSGADFVRYRQAITAGIDNVDLYALNGVVENIAVPLINTFCADGEADLIRQYVFPLVFEVVNFLLGCPAEIGQRVAAGTAALLEGVDAEKGNQLLGEALMQLVTFKRAEPGNDITSALLQHESALDDVEVSHHVSQVYGTGIEFQLNLIANTLLLVLSDERFGGSVLGGNLSSRDALDEVLFNDPPLANLLITYPRQPILIDEVWLPAHQPVVISMAACNNDPAVRNGELLGNRAHLVWGVGPHACPAQSLAYLIAQDAIDQLLDALPDLRLNLPDGTPTWRPGPFHRALAELPVTFPPAAPLTI from the coding sequence GTGACTACCTCCACCCCTTGGGCGCAGGTCACCTCGTGCCCGGTGGCCCACGGATCGCCCACGCTCACCCTCGGTCCGCGCGTCTCGCTGCATTCGCCCGAATTCGCCGACGATCCGCACCGGCACTACAGCGAAATGCGCAGGCGCTACGGGTCGTTGGCGCCGGTCGAGCTGGCACCTGACGTCCCGGCCACCCTGGTGATCGGCTACAGCACCGCGGTGCGCATCCTCAACGATCCCGAGCATTTTCCCGCCGACCCGCGGGCATGGCAGAAGAACGTCCCGGCCGACTGCCCGATTCTGCCGCTGCTGGAATGGCGGCCGATGGCGAGCCGGAGCTCGGGCGCCGATTTCGTGCGCTACCGCCAGGCCATCACCGCAGGCATCGACAACGTCGATCTGTATGCGCTCAACGGCGTCGTGGAGAACATCGCTGTTCCGCTGATCAACACGTTCTGCGCCGACGGGGAAGCCGATCTGATCCGCCAGTATGTCTTTCCGCTGGTCTTCGAAGTGGTCAATTTCCTGCTCGGCTGCCCCGCCGAGATCGGTCAGCGGGTGGCGGCGGGAACGGCGGCGCTGCTCGAAGGGGTCGACGCCGAGAAGGGCAATCAGCTGCTCGGTGAGGCCCTGATGCAACTGGTGACCTTCAAACGCGCCGAACCCGGCAACGACATCACCTCCGCGCTGCTGCAACACGAATCCGCGCTCGACGATGTGGAGGTGTCGCACCACGTCTCCCAGGTGTACGGCACCGGAATCGAATTCCAGCTCAACCTGATCGCGAACACCCTGCTGCTGGTGCTCAGTGACGAGCGCTTCGGCGGCAGCGTGCTCGGCGGGAACCTGTCCTCGCGTGACGCCCTGGACGAAGTGCTGTTCAACGACCCGCCGCTGGCGAATCTGCTGATCACCTATCCGCGTCAGCCGATCCTGATCGACGAGGTCTGGCTGCCCGCGCATCAGCCCGTCGTCATCAGCATGGCCGCCTGCAACAACGACCCCGCCGTGCGCAATGGCGAACTGCTCGGCAACCGCGCCCACCTGGTCTGGGGCGTCGGCCCGCACGCCTGCCCCGCCCAATCCCTGGCCTACCTGATCGCCCAAGACGCCATCGACCAACTCCTCGACGCCCTCCCCGACCTACGCCTCAACCTCCCCGACGGCACCCCCACCTGGCGCCCCGGCCCCTTCCACCGGGCGCTGGCCGAACTTCCGGTCACCTTCCCGCCGGCAGCCCCGCTCACCATCTAG
- a CDS encoding SMP-30/gluconolactonase/LRE family protein has product MGKLAELVSLFSAALVAVGVAAAPAQAEAGAGCAGWQVETVAEGLGELENLEPDGRGGFYVSGSSDISHIDADGKVSPVLTGLPAPGGLQLSGGNLFYITRGDGKLWQLDTASGDVTELAALDGHGLLRLPGGDLLTTWVGTDIGAPSKGLTRYRVDSREAVPNWSAVPRSEGLALSPDRKAVFTDDLFTGEIVRVPLDSPERWSVITRIPGVFPGVDDLTMSAAGLLYVAAHIEGSIYRVDPETGASCVIAAGLSSGWTGPSSVRIAPDGPGWALYATLFDGSLRRIRPPAGVDLAPVR; this is encoded by the coding sequence ATGGGGAAACTGGCCGAACTCGTATCGTTGTTCAGCGCAGCGCTTGTGGCCGTAGGAGTTGCGGCAGCGCCCGCGCAGGCCGAGGCCGGCGCCGGATGTGCCGGCTGGCAGGTCGAGACCGTGGCCGAGGGCCTGGGTGAGCTGGAGAATCTCGAGCCCGACGGACGGGGCGGGTTCTACGTGTCCGGGAGTTCGGACATTTCCCACATCGATGCCGACGGCAAGGTCAGCCCGGTGCTGACGGGGTTACCGGCGCCGGGCGGCCTACAGCTGTCGGGCGGGAATCTGTTCTACATCACACGCGGCGACGGCAAACTCTGGCAGCTGGATACCGCGAGCGGCGACGTCACCGAACTCGCCGCGCTCGACGGGCACGGCCTGCTGCGCCTACCCGGCGGCGATCTGCTCACCACCTGGGTCGGCACCGATATCGGCGCGCCGTCCAAGGGGCTCACCCGATACAGGGTCGACTCCCGCGAGGCTGTGCCGAATTGGTCGGCAGTGCCACGTTCCGAGGGCCTAGCGTTGTCCCCGGACCGCAAGGCCGTCTTCACCGACGACCTGTTCACCGGCGAAATCGTCCGTGTCCCATTGGATTCGCCCGAGCGCTGGTCGGTCATCACCCGGATCCCTGGCGTATTTCCCGGCGTCGACGATCTGACCATGTCGGCGGCGGGGTTGCTCTACGTAGCCGCCCACATCGAAGGCTCTATCTATCGCGTGGACCCGGAAACCGGCGCGAGCTGCGTCATTGCGGCCGGTCTGTCCAGCGGCTGGACCGGTCCGAGCTCGGTCCGGATCGCCCCGGACGGACCCGGATGGGCGCTCTACGCAACCCTTTTCGACGGATCTCTGCGCCGCATCCGCCCGCCGGCCGGCGTCGACCTGGCTCCGGTGCGATAG
- a CDS encoding LysE/ArgO family amino acid transporter — MNSGIFPAALAGFGAGLSLIVAIGAQNAFVLRQGARGHAVPVVVAISAISDALLIALGVAGFGSVITAWPAALTVVELAGGAFLICYGALAARRALRPPADHALTSASGSAGTLRKVVLTCLAMTWLNPHAYIDTVLLLGTVATHRGSLRWIFGLGAMLASLTWFTTLGYGARLLAPVLSRPTAWRLLDTLVAATMLTMGTALVVRAL, encoded by the coding sequence GTGAACAGCGGAATCTTCCCGGCGGCGCTCGCCGGATTCGGTGCGGGCCTGTCCCTGATCGTGGCCATCGGCGCGCAGAACGCTTTCGTCCTGCGTCAGGGCGCGCGCGGGCACGCCGTGCCGGTGGTGGTCGCGATCAGCGCGATCTCCGACGCGCTGCTCATCGCTCTGGGCGTGGCCGGGTTCGGTTCGGTGATCACCGCCTGGCCTGCCGCGCTCACCGTCGTGGAGCTGGCGGGCGGGGCCTTCCTGATCTGCTACGGCGCCCTGGCCGCCCGCCGCGCGCTGCGACCGCCCGCGGACCACGCCCTGACCAGCGCATCCGGCTCCGCAGGCACCCTCCGCAAGGTAGTGCTCACCTGCCTGGCCATGACCTGGCTCAACCCACACGCCTACATCGACACCGTGCTGCTGCTCGGCACCGTCGCCACCCACCGCGGTTCGCTGCGCTGGATTTTCGGCCTCGGCGCCATGCTCGCCAGCCTCACCTGGTTCACCACCCTCGGCTACGGCGCCCGCCTCCTCGCCCCCGTCCTGTCCCGCCCCACCGCCTGGCGCCTCCTCGACACCCTCGTCGCCGCCACCATGCTCACCATGGGCACGGCCCTGGTGGTCCGCGCGCTGTGA
- a CDS encoding LysR family transcriptional regulator ArgP, giving the protein MTELPFDQVRTLLAVVDEGTFDAAAAALHVTPSAVSQRIKALEQRTGRVLLTRTKPAQPTESGQVIVKFARQVVALQRDTQRELGIGDESGPARLSIAVNGDSLATWFLPALTRVPQDPPICFELHREDESHSATLLREGQVMAAVTSSAEPVTGCTARLLGLARYLPVANPDFVARHFGSGTLRRHLPEAPVIVYDRRDELQDRYVRTITAGEAAASDVRHYIPTSQGFCDAVVAGLGWGLIPEQQAVPLLRSGALVELGRRKWVDVPLYWQQWKLDVPALALVAETVARAAKEALHQRR; this is encoded by the coding sequence ATGACGGAGCTGCCGTTCGATCAGGTGCGCACGCTGCTCGCGGTCGTCGACGAGGGCACCTTCGATGCCGCGGCGGCCGCCCTGCACGTGACGCCGTCGGCGGTGAGCCAGCGCATCAAGGCGCTCGAACAACGCACCGGGCGGGTGCTGCTTACCCGCACCAAGCCCGCGCAGCCGACCGAATCCGGGCAGGTGATCGTCAAATTCGCGCGCCAGGTCGTCGCGTTGCAGCGAGATACGCAGCGGGAGTTGGGGATCGGTGACGAATCGGGTCCGGCGCGGCTGTCCATCGCCGTGAACGGCGACTCGCTGGCCACCTGGTTTCTGCCCGCCCTGACCCGGGTCCCGCAGGATCCGCCGATCTGCTTCGAACTGCACCGCGAGGACGAATCGCATTCGGCGACCCTGCTGCGAGAGGGGCAGGTGATGGCGGCGGTGACGTCGTCGGCCGAACCGGTGACCGGATGCACCGCGCGACTGCTGGGCCTGGCACGGTACCTGCCGGTGGCGAACCCGGACTTCGTCGCCCGGCATTTCGGCTCCGGGACGCTACGCCGCCACCTGCCCGAGGCGCCCGTCATCGTCTACGACCGGCGCGACGAACTCCAGGACCGCTACGTCCGCACCATCACCGCCGGTGAGGCGGCTGCCAGCGATGTGCGTCACTACATACCCACCTCGCAAGGGTTCTGCGACGCCGTCGTGGCGGGGCTCGGCTGGGGCCTGATTCCCGAACAGCAAGCCGTGCCGCTGCTGCGATCGGGCGCGTTGGTGGAGCTCGGCCGTCGCAAGTGGGTGGACGTGCCGTTGTACTGGCAGCAGTGGAAGCTGGACGTTCCCGCTCTCGCGCTCGTCGCGGAAACCGTTGCGCGAGCGGCGAAGGAGGCGCTGCATCAGCGGCGCTGA
- a CDS encoding sigma-70 family RNA polymerase sigma factor, with the protein MTTRCLPARRTASPTLGTVSDDPIRDYLRAIGRTPLLSAEEEVALAERIAAGVLARQRLDEAGGLPPAERRALRRTVADGARAKEHMIQANLRLVVSIARRYPTNTGMSLLDLVQEGTFGLIRAIEKFDHRRGLKLSTYATWWIRQAIGRALADQGRTIRIPVHVVDVLNRVIRTQRTLSQQLGRDATAAEIAADLEMTESQVTELLQQARDPISLHTPIGEDATEYGALIPDTAPGPDELATAATIATQLRAMLGALSDREAEVLTLRYGLDHAEPRSLADIGAALGVSRERARQIEAKGLSKLRTPGRAKVMAGMLG; encoded by the coding sequence TTGACCACCCGATGCCTCCCCGCCCGCCGCACCGCCTCCCCCACCCTCGGCACCGTCAGCGACGACCCGATCCGCGACTACCTGCGCGCCATCGGCCGCACACCACTGCTCAGCGCGGAAGAGGAAGTAGCGCTGGCCGAGCGGATCGCGGCCGGTGTCCTCGCCCGGCAACGGCTGGACGAAGCCGGTGGGCTCCCGCCTGCCGAGCGCCGCGCACTTCGCCGCACGGTAGCCGACGGTGCGCGAGCCAAGGAGCACATGATCCAGGCCAACCTGCGCCTGGTCGTCTCAATTGCCAGGCGTTATCCGACCAACACCGGCATGTCGCTGCTGGATCTGGTGCAGGAAGGCACCTTCGGCCTGATCCGGGCGATCGAGAAATTCGATCACCGGCGCGGGCTCAAACTGTCCACCTACGCCACCTGGTGGATCCGCCAGGCCATCGGCCGCGCCCTGGCCGATCAGGGCCGAACCATCCGCATCCCGGTGCACGTGGTGGACGTGCTCAACCGGGTGATCCGCACCCAGCGCACCCTGTCCCAGCAGCTCGGCCGCGACGCCACGGCTGCCGAGATCGCCGCCGACCTGGAGATGACCGAATCCCAAGTGACCGAACTACTTCAGCAGGCCCGCGACCCGATCTCCCTGCACACCCCTATCGGCGAGGACGCCACCGAATACGGCGCACTCATCCCCGACACCGCCCCCGGCCCCGACGAACTCGCCACCGCCGCCACCATCGCCACCCAGCTGCGCGCCATGCTCGGCGCTCTGTCCGACCGCGAAGCCGAAGTCCTCACCCTCCGCTACGGCCTCGACCACGCCGAACCCCGCTCCCTCGCCGATATCGGTGCCGCCCTCGGTGTTTCGCGCGAGCGTGCGCGCCAGATCGAGGCGAAGGGTTTGTCGAAGCTGCGCACACCCGGCCGGGCCAAGGTGATGGCGGGAATGCTCGGATAG
- a CDS encoding TetR family transcriptional regulator, which yields MTAQTAEPQGLRAKKKQQTRENISHQATLLFLERGFDKVTIADVAAAAQVAKMTVTNYFPRKEDLALDLGEVFVDQLARTVREREPGESALAALRRAYLTAAAEQDPVVGFSGPAFAEMIAASPALVARLREFHEDREAALARTLAEETGVGPDDITPRIAAAQLGGVHRVLFDETMRRTLARQSNDEIAAALTGYITVAFDALEPGLGTYAVR from the coding sequence ATGACCGCACAGACCGCCGAACCGCAGGGCCTTCGCGCCAAGAAAAAGCAGCAGACCAGGGAAAACATCTCGCACCAGGCCACCTTGCTGTTCCTCGAACGCGGTTTCGACAAGGTGACGATCGCCGACGTCGCCGCGGCCGCCCAGGTCGCCAAGATGACGGTGACCAACTACTTCCCCCGCAAGGAAGACCTCGCGCTGGACCTGGGGGAGGTGTTCGTCGATCAGCTCGCCCGCACCGTCCGCGAGCGCGAACCAGGCGAATCCGCGCTGGCGGCATTGCGCCGCGCCTATCTCACCGCCGCCGCCGAACAGGACCCGGTCGTCGGCTTCTCCGGCCCCGCCTTCGCCGAAATGATCGCTGCGAGCCCCGCCCTGGTCGCCCGGTTACGTGAATTCCATGAAGACCGCGAAGCCGCCCTCGCCCGCACGCTCGCCGAGGAAACCGGCGTCGGCCCCGACGACATCACCCCGCGCATCGCCGCCGCCCAACTCGGCGGCGTGCACCGCGTGCTCTTCGACGAAACCATGCGCCGCACCCTTGCCCGCCAGTCCAACGACGAGATCGCCGCCGCGCTCACGGGCTACATCACGGTCGCCTTCGACGCGCTCGAACCCGGCCTCGGAACCTATGCCGTGCGCTGA
- a CDS encoding alpha/beta hydrolase family protein: MRRFAVIVLTAVAVLSANVAAAEPLGVTVLPQPGGESPVGTTVLHLVDHARPDPFEPDRPRELMVSVFYPAAKVDGHPRAHYVSTELMPSLEQRFGVELPGLHTNSYTGAPVAYGAHPVVLYSPGAGVTRLLGTGLAEDLASRGYVVVTIDHTYEAPAVEFPGGRIVAWEPAAQFDTALRQKYVDARLPDVRFVLDSLERLARGTNPDAGQRTLPAGLDRGIDLDRIGMAGHSSGGYVAVESMHLDRRIDAAVNLDGQIGVDAAFGKSVTEGVDRPVLVMTSAQAEQVGDAHPSLDEFWRTSTGWKRQLTMRDSAHYDFTDFPLIVPTPARDAAKTYIGPIAADRASALTRTYVAAMFDKFLRDRKDTALDRTPTEPEIVVVR; encoded by the coding sequence TTGCGTCGGTTCGCCGTCATCGTTCTGACCGCCGTCGCGGTGCTGTCCGCGAACGTCGCCGCCGCGGAACCGCTCGGCGTGACCGTGCTTCCGCAGCCCGGCGGTGAATCGCCGGTCGGCACAACGGTTCTGCATCTGGTCGACCACGCGCGCCCCGACCCGTTCGAACCGGATCGCCCGCGCGAGTTGATGGTCTCGGTGTTCTATCCGGCGGCGAAGGTCGACGGGCATCCGCGTGCGCATTACGTCTCGACTGAGCTGATGCCGTCGCTGGAACAGCGATTCGGCGTCGAATTGCCTGGGTTGCACACCAATTCGTACACCGGGGCGCCGGTCGCGTACGGCGCGCATCCGGTGGTCCTGTACAGCCCGGGAGCCGGCGTCACCCGGCTGCTCGGCACCGGGTTGGCCGAGGATCTGGCCAGCCGCGGGTACGTGGTGGTGACCATCGACCACACCTATGAGGCGCCCGCGGTGGAGTTCCCGGGCGGCCGCATCGTCGCCTGGGAGCCGGCGGCACAGTTCGATACCGCGCTGCGGCAGAAGTACGTCGACGCACGCCTGCCCGACGTGCGCTTCGTGCTCGACTCGCTGGAACGGCTGGCACGGGGCACGAATCCGGACGCCGGGCAGCGGACACTGCCCGCGGGGCTCGACCGCGGGATCGACCTGGACCGCATCGGCATGGCCGGTCATTCGTCCGGCGGGTACGTCGCGGTCGAATCCATGCACCTGGATCGCCGCATCGACGCCGCGGTGAACCTGGACGGGCAGATCGGCGTCGACGCGGCGTTCGGGAAGTCCGTCACCGAAGGCGTCGACCGTCCCGTCCTGGTGATGACGAGCGCGCAGGCCGAGCAGGTCGGCGACGCCCATCCCTCCCTGGACGAGTTCTGGCGCACCTCCACCGGCTGGAAACGCCAGCTGACCATGCGCGATTCGGCGCACTACGACTTCACCGACTTCCCCCTCATCGTGCCCACACCCGCCCGCGACGCCGCGAAGACCTACATCGGTCCCATCGCCGCCGACCGCGCGTCCGCCCTGACCCGCACCTACGTCGCCGCGATGTTCGACAAGTTCCTGCGTGATCGCAAGGACACCGCGCTGGACCGGACGCCTACAGAACCCGAGATCGTCGTCGTCCGCTGA